The following are encoded together in the Candidatus Hydrogenedentota bacterium genome:
- the radA gene encoding DNA repair protein RadA: MTRLKTRFICDTCGSVYPKWAGKCVACESWNSLIEEELSEEGPHLRASMAVLEDPIPVTQAGHETPIRFSGGMEEFNRVMGGGIVPGSLSLVGGDPGIGKSTLMLQVSHHVAAHEGPVLYVSGEESFDQAHLRASRLKALHDRLFMLTETHVSSIAPHINNGKYALIVVDSIQSVYTSRLAAAPGSVGQVRECANEFMRLAKTTKTPIVLVGHVTKEGVIAGPRLLEHLVDTVLYFEGEGRQSLRVLRAVKNRFGSTNEIGVFEMHDSGLAEVKNPSALFLNERPMGVSGSVVFPAMEGARPLLVEVQALVSEAHAGSPRRTVTGVNPNRVALLLAVLERHAGLRFSDRDVFVNVAGGIRLEEPAADLAVAVALASSLLGKAAGQQMIVFGEVGLSGEIRAVSASRQRLREAVKFGFTHCLLPTNCTRDAADKAATLEPASKLADALRIALEN; the protein is encoded by the coding sequence ATGACACGATTGAAAACCCGATTCATTTGTGATACCTGTGGAAGTGTGTATCCGAAATGGGCGGGTAAATGTGTCGCCTGTGAATCGTGGAACAGCCTCATCGAAGAAGAACTCTCTGAAGAGGGGCCTCATCTCCGTGCATCCATGGCAGTCCTTGAAGATCCCATCCCCGTCACACAAGCCGGACATGAAACGCCCATCCGTTTTTCAGGCGGTATGGAAGAGTTCAACCGCGTTATGGGCGGCGGCATCGTGCCCGGTTCGCTCAGTCTTGTCGGCGGTGATCCCGGTATCGGAAAATCAACCTTGATGCTGCAGGTATCTCATCATGTGGCGGCCCATGAAGGTCCCGTCCTCTACGTTTCCGGTGAAGAATCTTTCGATCAGGCGCACTTACGGGCGAGCCGGCTCAAAGCGCTTCACGACCGCTTGTTTATGTTGACAGAAACCCATGTATCCTCCATTGCGCCCCACATCAACAACGGCAAATATGCTTTAATCGTTGTCGATTCCATTCAATCCGTATACACCTCGCGCTTGGCGGCTGCCCCCGGCTCCGTCGGCCAAGTCCGTGAATGTGCCAATGAATTTATGCGTCTTGCCAAAACCACGAAAACACCCATCGTCCTCGTGGGGCATGTGACCAAAGAAGGGGTGATCGCCGGACCGCGTCTCCTTGAACACTTGGTCGATACGGTTTTATACTTTGAAGGAGAAGGACGTCAATCCCTCCGTGTCTTGCGCGCTGTGAAAAACCGCTTCGGCTCCACCAACGAAATCGGCGTTTTTGAAATGCATGACTCCGGTCTTGCCGAAGTCAAAAATCCAAGTGCCTTGTTTCTCAATGAACGGCCTATGGGCGTGAGCGGCTCCGTCGTATTTCCTGCCATGGAGGGCGCCCGCCCGCTCCTCGTCGAAGTGCAGGCGCTCGTGAGCGAAGCCCACGCAGGATCGCCGCGGCGCACCGTCACCGGCGTGAACCCCAATCGAGTCGCCTTGCTCTTAGCCGTACTTGAAAGACATGCAGGGCTGCGCTTCTCTGACCGTGATGTATTTGTTAATGTGGCGGGAGGCATCCGCCTCGAGGAACCTGCCGCCGATCTTGCCGTAGCCGTTGCGCTGGCTTCCAGCCTTTTAGGCAAAGCCGCAGGTCAACAGATGATCGTATTTGGTGAAGTAGGACTTTCCGGCGAGATTCGCGCTGTGAGCGCTTCCAGGCAGCGCCTCCGTGAAGCCGTCAAATTTGGATTTACACACTGCCTGCTCCCCACAAATTGTACCCGAGATGCCGCCGACAAAGCGGCAACCCTAGAGCCCGCGTCTAAACTGGCTGATGCACTGCGTATAGCATTGGAGAATTAA
- a CDS encoding dihydroorotate dehydrogenase, which produces MSEVQLQVDLGGLLMKNPVTVASGTFGYGAEYDSYFDVSQLGAVTVKSLSLNPRAGNPPPRIYETPAGMLNAIGLQNVGLEVYLNEKLPFLREKNCTIIANIYGHTVDEYAELARRLEAAGAADALEANLSCPNVHDARNARGGALVSQCPDKVREYTRTIRSASSLPLFVKLSPNVTDVVEPALAAQEGGADAISLINTLLGMAIDPETRRPRLGNIVGGLSGPAIRPVALKMVWDVCRAVTVPVLGMGGITSAEDAIQFLLAGARAVAVGSMTFRQPDAPLRIVEGLKHYCERQGISDINDLIGTVRL; this is translated from the coding sequence ATGAGCGAAGTACAGCTTCAGGTCGATCTTGGCGGTCTGCTCATGAAAAACCCGGTCACCGTTGCATCGGGAACATTCGGATACGGCGCTGAATATGACTCCTATTTTGATGTGTCACAACTCGGCGCGGTAACCGTAAAAAGTCTGAGCCTGAACCCTCGTGCGGGAAATCCGCCGCCCCGTATTTATGAGACCCCGGCGGGCATGCTGAACGCCATCGGGTTGCAGAATGTTGGACTGGAGGTCTATCTCAACGAAAAGCTCCCGTTCCTACGCGAAAAAAACTGCACCATCATCGCCAATATTTATGGTCATACGGTGGATGAATATGCAGAGCTTGCACGGCGGCTGGAGGCGGCAGGCGCGGCTGATGCTTTAGAGGCAAATCTATCCTGTCCCAATGTCCATGACGCACGCAACGCACGTGGCGGCGCACTGGTTTCTCAGTGTCCCGATAAAGTACGTGAATATACGCGTACCATTCGCTCCGCTTCGTCGCTGCCTTTATTCGTCAAGCTTTCCCCGAATGTTACCGATGTCGTTGAGCCTGCACTGGCGGCACAAGAAGGCGGCGCCGACGCCATCTCCCTGATCAATACCTTACTCGGCATGGCAATCGACCCCGAAACACGGCGGCCCCGACTGGGAAATATCGTCGGTGGTCTGAGCGGCCCCGCGATACGGCCCGTAGCGCTCAAAATGGTGTGGGATGTATGCCGCGCCGTCACCGTACCCGTGCTGGGCATGGGCGGTATCACAAGCGCTGAAGACGCGATCCAATTCCTGTTGGCTGGCGCACGGGCTGTTGCCGTAGGCAGTATGACTTTCAGACAGCCCGACGCCCCCTTACGAATCGTTGAGGGACTCAAACACTATTGCGAACGCCAAGGCATTAGCGATATTAATGACTTGATTGGAACGGTGCGTCTGTGA
- the disA gene encoding DNA integrity scanning protein DisA yields MANRKKMNEDERFQEVLKMIAPGTPMREAISAILQSRMGALICIGNPTRLSRHSEGGVKLDAEMTPQLLYELSKMDGPIILNEEATRIVYANRFLKPSDRYPSTETGTRHRIGHRFANQTKCVVLALSRRRSSVTLYCHGRNYVLDSIQTLINKGVQTLQTLEKYVETLRKIMRELTTRELDDAVTIFDICRVLQRGEMVLRIQKEMEPIIVELGVEGRLLQLYLQETVQPLKEVAWVIRDYHRERPGVTEQTVLDRIAALTNEELMNLGCISQALGYGPNPKSVDSYLTPRGFHFLHAINRLPANIIDNLVEQFGSLPEILAAGKDKLVEVDGVGDVMAQRIRSGITLYMNQLGKFGEFL; encoded by the coding sequence GTGGCAAATCGCAAAAAAATGAATGAGGATGAACGCTTTCAGGAAGTTCTTAAAATGATCGCTCCGGGCACGCCCATGCGTGAAGCCATCTCGGCGATCCTGCAGTCCCGTATGGGCGCATTGATCTGTATTGGCAATCCCACTCGTCTGAGCCGCCATTCCGAAGGCGGCGTAAAGCTCGACGCTGAAATGACCCCGCAATTATTATATGAATTGTCAAAGATGGATGGCCCTATCATTTTGAATGAAGAAGCAACGCGCATTGTCTATGCAAACCGATTCTTAAAACCTTCCGACCGATACCCAAGCACTGAAACGGGAACGCGCCACAGAATCGGCCATCGTTTCGCCAACCAAACCAAATGTGTCGTCCTAGCCTTGTCGCGGCGCCGCTCCTCCGTAACCCTTTATTGTCACGGACGCAATTACGTGCTTGATTCCATTCAAACATTGATCAACAAAGGGGTGCAGACCCTACAAACCTTAGAAAAATACGTGGAAACGCTGCGCAAAATAATGCGGGAACTCACCACACGCGAGTTGGATGACGCCGTTACTATTTTCGATATTTGCCGGGTTCTTCAAAGAGGTGAAATGGTCTTGCGCATCCAAAAAGAAATGGAACCGATCATTGTAGAGCTGGGCGTAGAAGGACGCTTGTTGCAGCTCTATCTGCAAGAGACGGTGCAGCCTTTAAAAGAGGTCGCTTGGGTTATTCGCGACTACCACCGCGAACGACCCGGCGTCACCGAACAAACCGTATTGGATCGTATCGCCGCGCTCACGAATGAAGAATTGATGAATCTGGGATGCATCAGTCAAGCCTTAGGTTATGGACCCAATCCCAAGAGTGTTGATTCTTATTTGACGCCCAGAGGCTTCCATTTCCTACACGCCATCAATCGACTGCCCGCCAATATCATCGATAATCTCGTCGAACAATTCGGTTCCTTACCCGAGATCCTCGCAGCCGGCAAGGACAAACTCGTGGAAGTGGACGGCGTCGGCGATGTGATGGCACAACGTATTCGAAGCGGCATTACACTTTATATGAATCAACTGGGAAAATTTGGAGAATTTCTATGA
- a CDS encoding dihydroorotate dehydrogenase electron transfer subunit, with protein sequence MKFILDCEIIAHQELAPGYKRMVLHAPAIAEIATPGQFCMLEIHEGLYPFLRRPMSIEHIYKDAISILYKVVGEGTRLLAQIQTGTTISVQGPLGNGFPLPKAYERYILVAGGIGIAPFPALAEQIMQELGYTPEIVIAARNRSAVLLYKDFSRMGCPVTVITDDGSEGMKGFASDALRRLEPDEHSLIYCCGPMVMMAAVHDVCTECNAICYASLEAEMACGDGVCMGCVVETTANDEAQRMVRVCREGPIFDTRQIDWKERMRS encoded by the coding sequence ATGAAATTCATTCTGGACTGTGAAATCATTGCACACCAAGAGCTGGCGCCAGGGTACAAGCGCATGGTTCTACACGCGCCTGCCATTGCCGAAATCGCAACACCCGGACAATTCTGCATGCTCGAAATCCACGAAGGATTGTATCCTTTTTTACGGCGCCCCATGTCCATAGAACATATTTATAAAGACGCCATTTCCATTCTTTATAAAGTGGTGGGCGAAGGAACACGGCTTCTTGCCCAGATACAAACGGGCACAACCATCAGTGTGCAAGGTCCTCTGGGCAACGGCTTCCCCCTGCCCAAAGCCTACGAACGCTATATCTTGGTAGCAGGCGGTATTGGCATCGCCCCCTTCCCCGCTTTGGCGGAACAAATTATGCAAGAATTGGGCTATACCCCCGAAATTGTTATTGCAGCAAGAAACCGCAGCGCCGTGTTACTGTATAAAGACTTCTCGCGCATGGGCTGCCCCGTCACAGTCATCACCGACGATGGATCAGAAGGGATGAAAGGCTTTGCATCCGACGCGCTGCGCAGACTGGAACCTGATGAACATTCCCTCATTTATTGTTGTGGGCCCATGGTCATGATGGCAGCCGTCCATGACGTATGCACCGAGTGCAACGCAATCTGCTATGCTTCCTTGGAAGCTGAAATGGCGTGCGGTGACGGCGTTTGCATGGGCTGCGTCGTAGAAACCACCGCTAACGATGAAGCCCAACGCATGGTCCGTGTATGCCGTGAAGGGCCTATATTTGATACGCGGCAAATCGATTGGAAAGAAAGGATGCGCTCATGA